A region from the Sandaracinus amylolyticus genome encodes:
- the sppA gene encoding signal peptide peptidase SppA: MRRAPTPLTALFVLAACGGDPAAVDTETDANPARRELREIVLLAPPSESAQPTFFEPPQPALRDVVQRIDDARTDEHVVSLFLRLGPMGGAWGRIDDVRESLQAVRDAGKPVHCHFETIDNAGYLLAASACDRITVTPAGMLDTVGVAAQVFYARSLLDSIGVSADLLQVGTFKGAAEPFTRQDMSPEMRESLGTLLDDLQAGLVQAMVTGRGMDAAHAQQVLDGGPYDSAGALEAHLVDAIEYDDEARTRAREAGGATRNVRVRLTPEQEDVTIGDLIGALTSGEPPEGEPVGPHIVLAYLDGEITDAEESGTGTGQSGPFVRRMRELAEDEDVKAVVLRIDSPGGSALASDRMWHAVRRIAGRKPVIVSVGDMAASGGYYIASAGHDIVAHPGSIVGSIGVVGGKVDASALMSRLGIHAETITRGAHAGWSSPSAPFTDEERAVLRRMMEGTYQRFVQRVSEGREMPAERVLASAEGRIWSGRQGLERGLVDRLGGLGTAVAMARERASLPEDTQIVEWPARRTMIETLMHTMQGGDPAEDAAAALMHAELGPAAGALRWARLLREGQPVVLALPIGLDVR, from the coding sequence ATGCGTCGCGCGCCCACCCCGCTCACCGCTCTCTTCGTCCTCGCCGCCTGCGGCGGCGATCCCGCCGCCGTCGACACCGAGACCGACGCGAACCCCGCGCGCCGCGAGCTCCGCGAGATCGTCCTGCTCGCGCCGCCCTCCGAGTCGGCGCAGCCCACGTTCTTCGAGCCGCCGCAGCCCGCCCTGCGCGACGTCGTGCAGCGCATCGACGACGCGCGCACCGACGAGCACGTCGTGTCGCTCTTCCTGCGCCTCGGCCCGATGGGCGGCGCGTGGGGCCGCATCGACGACGTCCGCGAGTCGCTCCAAGCGGTGCGCGACGCGGGCAAGCCCGTCCACTGTCACTTCGAGACGATCGACAACGCGGGCTACCTGCTCGCCGCGTCGGCGTGCGACCGGATCACCGTCACGCCCGCGGGCATGCTCGACACGGTCGGCGTCGCCGCGCAGGTCTTCTACGCGCGCTCGCTGCTCGACTCGATCGGCGTGAGCGCGGACCTGCTCCAGGTCGGCACGTTCAAGGGCGCGGCCGAGCCCTTCACGCGCCAGGACATGTCGCCCGAGATGCGCGAGTCGCTCGGCACGCTGCTCGACGATCTCCAGGCCGGCCTCGTGCAGGCGATGGTGACCGGCCGCGGCATGGACGCCGCGCACGCGCAGCAGGTGCTCGACGGCGGCCCGTACGACAGCGCGGGCGCGCTCGAGGCGCACCTCGTCGACGCGATCGAGTACGACGACGAGGCGCGCACCCGCGCCCGCGAGGCGGGCGGCGCGACGCGCAACGTCCGCGTCCGCCTCACGCCGGAGCAGGAGGACGTCACGATCGGCGACCTCATCGGCGCGCTCACGTCGGGCGAGCCCCCGGAGGGCGAGCCGGTCGGCCCGCACATCGTGCTCGCGTACCTCGACGGCGAGATCACCGACGCCGAGGAGAGCGGCACCGGCACCGGTCAGTCGGGGCCCTTCGTGCGCCGCATGCGCGAGCTCGCGGAGGACGAGGACGTGAAGGCGGTCGTGCTGCGCATCGACTCGCCCGGCGGGTCGGCGCTCGCGAGTGATCGCATGTGGCACGCGGTGCGGCGCATCGCGGGGCGCAAGCCGGTGATCGTCTCGGTCGGCGACATGGCGGCGAGCGGCGGCTACTACATCGCGTCGGCGGGCCACGACATCGTCGCGCACCCCGGCAGCATCGTCGGCTCGATCGGCGTGGTCGGCGGCAAGGTCGACGCGTCCGCGCTGATGTCGCGCCTCGGGATCCACGCCGAGACGATCACGCGCGGCGCGCACGCGGGCTGGTCGTCGCCCTCGGCGCCGTTCACCGACGAGGAGCGCGCGGTGCTGCGGCGGATGATGGAGGGCACGTACCAGCGCTTCGTGCAGCGCGTCTCGGAGGGCCGCGAGATGCCGGCGGAGCGCGTCCTCGCGTCGGCGGAGGGCCGCATCTGGAGCGGCCGTCAGGGCCTCGAGCGCGGCCTGGTCGATCGGCTCGGCGGGCTCGGCACCGCGGTCGCGATGGCGCGCGAGCGGGCGAGCCTCCCGGAGGACACCCAGATCGTCGAGTGGCCGGCGCGGCGCACGATGATCGAGACGCTGATGCACACGATGCAGGGCGGCGATCCCGCGGAGGACGCGGCCGCGGCGCTGATGCACGCCGAGCTCGGCCCGGCGGCGGGCGCGCTGCGCTGGGCGCGCCTGCTGCGCGAGGGCCAGCCGGTCGTGCTCGCGCTGCCGATCGGGCTCGACGTGCGGTGA